A genomic window from Halobaculum sp. MBLA0147 includes:
- a CDS encoding helix-turn-helix transcriptional regulator, with product MNNDLRERREQRELTQSDLASAVGVTRQTINSIERGRYDPSLELAFELAAFFDCRIEDLFHPDSDDESETDS from the coding sequence ATGAACAACGACCTCCGCGAACGCCGCGAGCAGCGCGAGTTGACACAGAGTGACCTCGCCTCGGCGGTCGGTGTCACACGACAGACGATCAACAGTATCGAGCGTGGCCGGTACGACCCGTCACTGGAACTGGCGTTCGAACTCGCCGCCTTCTTCGACTGTCGAATCGAAGATCTGTTCCACCCCGACAGTGACGACGAGAGCGAAACGGATTCGTGA